A window of the Natronomonas salina genome harbors these coding sequences:
- the ctaD gene encoding cytochrome c oxidase subunit I, whose translation MAAEQLALTVLMGAILIAVFAMVARMENWRTYTPLVGGDGAGATGHGHGHKPSGIARWLTTVDHKDIGILYGVFATLSFAWGGIAVLVMRFELLTPGEMLINPNTYNALLTTHGITMLFLFGTPIISAFANYFIPLLIGADDMAFPRINAIAFWLLPPSALLIWSGVIAMPLPIDIAPAETAWTMYTPLSAEQANVGIDLMLLGLHLSGISATIGAINFIATIFTERGDDVNWANLDIFSWTMLTQSGLIIFAFPLLGSALIMLLLDRNFGTTFFAVEGGGPLLWQHLFWFFGHPEVYILVLPPMGLVSWILPKFSGRKLFGFKFVVYSTLAIGVLSFGVWAHHMFASGMDPRIRASFMATSLAIAIPSAVKTFNWITTMWNGRIRLTAPMLFCIGFISNFVIGGITGVFLASIPVDRLLHETYYVVGHFHYIVMGMITFAGFGAAYYWFPIVTGRMYQRTLAKWHFWLSMIGVNITFFAMLIVGYLEMPRRYATYEFDPALAPLASVQLLHQAMTVGALLIGIGTLIWIWNMAQSWIEGPEVTDPDPWNTKEYGLHGREFSWFEEQLADRDDDLVAADGGSDDVATDGGTAEDE comes from the coding sequence ATGGCTGCTGAACAGCTTGCGCTAACAGTTCTCATGGGGGCCATCCTCATCGCGGTCTTCGCTATGGTCGCCCGCATGGAGAACTGGCGCACGTACACTCCGCTCGTCGGTGGGGACGGCGCCGGCGCGACGGGGCACGGACACGGACACAAACCGTCGGGTATCGCCCGCTGGCTGACGACCGTCGATCACAAGGACATCGGCATCCTCTACGGGGTCTTCGCGACCCTCTCCTTCGCCTGGGGCGGCATCGCCGTACTGGTGATGCGGTTCGAGTTGCTCACCCCCGGGGAGATGCTCATTAACCCCAACACGTACAACGCACTGTTGACCACGCACGGCATCACGATGCTGTTCCTGTTCGGGACGCCGATCATCTCGGCCTTCGCGAACTACTTCATCCCGCTGCTCATCGGCGCCGACGACATGGCGTTCCCACGGATCAACGCCATCGCGTTCTGGCTGCTCCCGCCGTCGGCGCTGCTCATCTGGTCGGGCGTCATCGCGATGCCGCTGCCGATCGACATCGCCCCGGCGGAGACGGCCTGGACGATGTACACGCCGCTGTCGGCCGAACAGGCCAACGTCGGCATCGACCTGATGCTGCTCGGCCTCCACCTCAGCGGGATCTCCGCGACGATAGGCGCCATCAACTTCATCGCGACCATCTTCACCGAACGCGGCGACGACGTCAACTGGGCCAACCTCGACATCTTCAGCTGGACGATGCTCACGCAGTCGGGGCTCATCATCTTCGCGTTCCCGCTGCTCGGCAGCGCCCTCATCATGCTGCTGCTCGACCGCAACTTCGGGACGACGTTCTTCGCCGTGGAGGGCGGCGGCCCGCTGCTGTGGCAGCACCTCTTCTGGTTCTTCGGCCACCCCGAGGTCTACATCCTCGTGCTGCCGCCCATGGGTCTGGTCTCGTGGATCCTGCCGAAGTTCTCCGGCCGGAAGCTCTTCGGCTTCAAGTTCGTCGTCTACTCGACGCTCGCCATCGGCGTCCTCTCCTTCGGCGTCTGGGCCCACCACATGTTCGCCAGCGGGATGGACCCCCGCATCCGCGCGAGCTTCATGGCGACGTCCCTGGCCATCGCCATACCGTCGGCCGTCAAGACGTTCAACTGGATCACGACGATGTGGAACGGCCGGATCCGCCTGACCGCCCCGATGCTGTTCTGCATCGGCTTCATCTCGAACTTCGTCATCGGCGGCATCACGGGCGTCTTCCTGGCGTCCATCCCGGTCGACCGCCTGCTCCACGAGACGTACTACGTGGTCGGGCACTTCCACTACATCGTCATGGGGATGATCACCTTCGCCGGCTTCGGCGCCGCCTACTACTGGTTCCCCATCGTCACCGGCCGGATGTACCAGCGCACGCTCGCGAAGTGGCACTTCTGGCTGTCGATGATCGGCGTCAACATCACGTTCTTCGCGATGCTGATCGTCGGCTACCTGGAGATGCCGCGCCGCTACGCCACCTACGAGTTCGACCCCGCGCTGGCGCCGCTGGCCTCCGTCCAGCTGCTCCACCAGGCGATGACGGTCGGCGCCCTCCTCATCGGCATCGGGACGCTCATCTGGATCTGGAACATGGCCCAGTCGTGGATCGAGGGCCCGGAGGTCACCGACCCCGACCCCTGGAACACGAAGGAGTACGGCCTCCACGGCCGCGAGTTCTCCTGGTTCGAGGAGCAGCTCGCCGACCGCGACGACGACCTCGTGGCGGCCGACGGCGGCAGCGACGACGTCGCCACCGACGGCGGGACGGCCGAAGACGAGTAA
- a CDS encoding DUF6684 family protein: MSERLFDRETLLDISVNVIPLGIILFFVVVYTVVGDYPSAPIITLVQMSIMGLTAIGLLVLTYYSGKAIAGAEAAEDREGEVGLEPDAE, translated from the coding sequence ATGAGCGAACGACTGTTCGACCGCGAGACGCTTTTGGACATCTCGGTCAACGTCATCCCGCTGGGGATCATCCTGTTCTTCGTCGTCGTCTACACCGTCGTCGGAGACTACCCCAGCGCGCCGATCATCACCCTCGTCCAGATGTCGATCATGGGCCTGACCGCCATCGGCCTCCTCGTCCTGACGTACTACTCCGGGAAGGCCATCGCGGGCGCCGAGGCCGCAGAGGACCGCGAGGGCGAGGTCGGCCTCGAACCGGACGCCGAGTGA
- a CDS encoding flippase activity-associated protein Agl23, which translates to MRLDRARLDDRTLLVVVAVAVVGLLARLVFLGARISHFDEARVAFWVLRYAETGEIHYRYGIHGPWVRYVARWTYALFGATDFAARLPVAIVGGVLPLVALWFRHRLSDSEVVALAVLLAANPLLLYYSRFMRSTLLVAAFCFAAFAAFLRAYDGFGAWYLYVGVVLLGFGLAAKENAVVYVLCWLGAAALLVDTALFRPRNFGSGRERAVALAGRVRDRYREHPRRARRRAGWYVGHLLGAAGVFALVVFFFYAPRGGEAGLWSGNLGLTVDRTIEDLRTGFEYWFGHGEEKSIAEYRDTLDRFVSTTLGYAGPLFVLSIAGFLLDRWGRLRQRGLVAFCSYWGFASVVGYPLGTDIWGAWIIVNALVPLAVPAAVALAALFEVGRDAYADDDRISAGIVAALLVLVAGQVAVVGATGVYASPTSPDNEMVQFAQPQQEMRPAVDATVAAADANAEGPDALFYGGEAFVDMQENQIHTPSCIDWFNTLPWGWYIEANDVSVTCAQPAGGLPESPPPVVVAEAECTLERPVDCREQTEALSAVDNLDARLGDSYERYGFLHRTTGGNDFHGMVVFVEEER; encoded by the coding sequence ATGCGTCTCGACCGAGCCCGACTCGACGATCGCACGCTCCTGGTCGTCGTCGCCGTCGCGGTGGTGGGGCTCCTCGCCCGCCTCGTCTTCCTCGGCGCCCGCATCTCGCACTTCGACGAGGCGCGGGTCGCCTTCTGGGTGCTCCGCTACGCCGAGACCGGCGAGATCCACTACCGCTACGGCATCCACGGCCCCTGGGTCCGCTACGTCGCCCGGTGGACGTACGCGCTGTTCGGCGCGACCGACTTCGCCGCCCGCCTCCCGGTGGCGATCGTCGGCGGAGTGCTGCCGCTCGTCGCGCTGTGGTTCCGCCACCGGCTGTCCGACAGCGAGGTCGTCGCCCTCGCCGTCCTTCTGGCGGCGAACCCGCTGTTGCTCTACTACTCGCGGTTCATGCGGTCGACGCTGCTCGTCGCCGCGTTCTGTTTCGCCGCGTTCGCCGCGTTCCTCCGCGCCTACGACGGGTTCGGGGCCTGGTACCTCTACGTCGGCGTCGTCCTGCTGGGCTTCGGCCTCGCCGCCAAGGAGAACGCCGTCGTCTACGTCCTCTGCTGGCTGGGCGCGGCGGCGCTGCTCGTCGACACGGCCCTCTTCCGCCCCCGCAACTTCGGCAGCGGCCGCGAGCGAGCGGTCGCGCTAGCCGGTCGAGTCCGGGACCGCTATCGGGAGCACCCGCGACGGGCCCGCCGCCGCGCCGGGTGGTACGTCGGCCACCTCCTCGGCGCCGCGGGCGTGTTCGCCCTGGTCGTGTTCTTCTTCTACGCGCCGCGCGGCGGCGAGGCGGGGCTGTGGTCCGGCAACCTCGGCCTGACCGTCGACCGGACGATCGAGGACCTCCGGACGGGCTTCGAGTACTGGTTCGGCCACGGCGAGGAGAAGTCAATCGCCGAGTACCGCGACACCCTGGATCGGTTCGTCTCGACGACGCTGGGCTACGCCGGCCCGCTGTTCGTTCTGTCCATCGCGGGGTTCCTCCTCGACCGGTGGGGGCGCCTCCGGCAACGCGGACTCGTCGCCTTCTGTTCGTACTGGGGCTTCGCCAGCGTCGTCGGCTACCCCCTCGGCACGGACATCTGGGGCGCCTGGATCATCGTCAACGCGCTCGTCCCGCTGGCGGTGCCCGCCGCCGTCGCCCTCGCGGCGCTCTTCGAGGTGGGCCGCGACGCCTACGCGGACGACGACCGGATCAGCGCCGGCATCGTGGCCGCCCTGCTGGTCCTCGTCGCCGGCCAGGTCGCCGTCGTCGGCGCCACCGGCGTCTACGCCTCGCCGACCAGCCCCGACAACGAGATGGTGCAGTTCGCCCAGCCCCAACAGGAGATGCGGCCGGCCGTCGACGCGACCGTCGCCGCCGCCGATGCGAACGCCGAGGGCCCCGACGCGCTGTTCTACGGCGGCGAGGCGTTCGTGGACATGCAGGAGAACCAGATACACACCCCCTCCTGCATCGACTGGTTCAACACGCTCCCCTGGGGGTGGTATATCGAGGCCAACGACGTCTCGGTGACCTGCGCGCAACCCGCCGGCGGTCTGCCGGAATCGCCGCCGCCGGTCGTCGTCGCCGAGGCCGAGTGCACCCTCGAGCGACCCGTCGACTGCCGGGAGCAAACCGAGGCGCTCAGTGCGGTCGACAACCTCGACGCGCGGCTGGGCGACTCCTACGAGCGGTACGGCTTCCTCCACCGGACGACCGGCGGGAACGACTTCCACGGGATGGTCGTCTTCGTCGAGGAGGAGCGCTGA
- a CDS encoding universal stress protein encodes MYHVALGVAPEDDQLRDKVEAIAGLPQASESVRVTVVHFHDGETPIEEVPVVAEALELLDGAGLSREVHDTDRRNASRGLVETAEDLDVDLLCIGGRHRSPAGKLQLKTGAQEVVLRAAVPVLVAGDVESREPRT; translated from the coding sequence ATGTACCACGTGGCGCTGGGCGTCGCTCCCGAGGACGACCAGCTCCGGGACAAGGTGGAGGCGATCGCGGGCCTGCCGCAGGCCTCCGAGTCGGTCCGCGTGACCGTCGTGCACTTCCACGACGGCGAGACACCGATCGAGGAGGTCCCCGTCGTCGCGGAGGCCCTCGAGTTGCTCGACGGTGCCGGTCTCTCCCGCGAGGTCCACGACACCGATCGGCGGAACGCCTCCCGCGGGCTCGTCGAGACGGCCGAGGACCTGGACGTCGACCTGCTGTGCATCGGCGGCCGGCACCGCTCGCCGGCCGGGAAGCTCCAGCTGAAGACCGGCGCCCAGGAGGTCGTCCTCCGGGCGGCGGTGCCGGTGCTCGTCGCCGGCGACGTCGAGAGCCGAGAGCCGCGGACGTGA
- a CDS encoding CBS domain-containing ParB/RepB/Spo0J family partition protein: MGDDDDPLNLRRATVKDYMTRDVETVSPDDTVGSVAERVADSDAHSGFPVCDGRRVDGFISARDLLLADEGDPIFKVMTKDIIVAHPDMKLSDAARVILRSGIQRLPVVDDAGNLVGIISNADVIRSQIERATPEKVGKLQQTLESIHGVGATEERREVKLADLTPTQTKVYTDELEGRAYELENGLAEPLVVIDNAGELLLADGHHRVKAADRLDVDEMDAYVIVLDERVELGMAETARKSDLETIADIEEVDYAHHPLVETTKRLQEGE; the protein is encoded by the coding sequence ATGGGAGACGACGACGATCCGCTCAACCTGCGGCGCGCGACGGTGAAGGACTACATGACCCGCGACGTCGAGACGGTGTCGCCGGACGACACCGTCGGCTCCGTCGCCGAGCGCGTCGCCGACAGCGACGCCCACAGCGGCTTCCCGGTCTGTGACGGCCGCCGCGTCGACGGGTTCATCAGCGCCCGCGATCTGCTGCTGGCCGACGAGGGCGACCCGATATTCAAGGTGATGACCAAGGACATCATCGTCGCCCACCCGGACATGAAGCTCAGCGACGCCGCGCGCGTCATCCTGCGGTCGGGCATCCAGCGGCTGCCGGTCGTCGACGACGCGGGCAACCTCGTCGGCATCATCTCGAACGCCGACGTCATCCGCAGCCAGATCGAGCGGGCGACCCCCGAGAAGGTCGGCAAACTGCAGCAGACCCTCGAGAGCATCCACGGCGTCGGCGCGACCGAGGAGCGCCGCGAGGTGAAACTCGCGGACCTGACGCCGACGCAGACGAAGGTGTACACCGACGAACTGGAGGGCCGCGCTTACGAACTGGAGAACGGGCTGGCCGAGCCGCTCGTCGTCATCGACAACGCCGGCGAGCTCCTCCTGGCCGACGGCCACCACCGCGTGAAGGCCGCCGACCGCCTCGACGTCGACGAGATGGACGCCTACGTCATCGTCCTCGACGAACGGGTCGAACTCGGGATGGCCGAGACCGCCCGGAAGAGCGACCTCGAGACCATCGCCGACATCGAGGAGGTCGACTACGCACACCACCCCCTCGTCGAGACGACGAAGCGACTCCAGGAAGGGGAGTAG
- a CDS encoding DUF7541 family protein, whose protein sequence is MEGEPQPGLSEEYTKSSPWHIVVVMGLVLSEVGILFNLYPLSVGGLVLFVGGVSGIVDEVGYVDSPWRLAGGLSVALVVLGLLVVSTQVDGGLAAFRSQVAANNGVSQRGFTVAATGAIMAVAALVVPRVRNQ, encoded by the coding sequence ATGGAAGGCGAACCGCAGCCGGGGCTCTCCGAGGAGTACACCAAGTCGAGCCCGTGGCACATCGTCGTCGTCATGGGGCTCGTCCTCAGCGAGGTCGGCATCCTGTTCAACCTCTACCCGCTGTCGGTCGGCGGCCTCGTACTGTTCGTCGGCGGCGTCTCCGGCATCGTCGACGAGGTGGGGTACGTCGACTCGCCGTGGCGACTGGCCGGGGGGCTGAGCGTCGCGCTCGTCGTCCTCGGGTTGCTCGTCGTCTCGACGCAGGTCGACGGCGGCCTCGCGGCGTTCCGCTCGCAGGTCGCCGCGAACAACGGCGTCTCCCAGCGCGGGTTCACCGTCGCCGCGACCGGCGCCATCATGGCGGTGGCCGCCCTCGTCGTCCCTCGCGTCCGGAATCAGTAA
- a CDS encoding DUF7520 family protein, which yields MTDGDDAAGFGGHRVIITLYVIVVAIAGTMGGVIGSIGLRDAEPVTFLGLVTFQPTSFGLAMFGMTTVGTMLGVILLLVVYVSRRYADE from the coding sequence GTGACGGACGGAGACGACGCTGCCGGCTTCGGCGGACATCGCGTCATCATCACGCTGTACGTCATCGTCGTCGCCATCGCGGGAACGATGGGCGGCGTCATCGGCAGCATCGGGCTCCGCGACGCCGAGCCGGTGACGTTCCTGGGGCTGGTGACGTTCCAGCCGACGTCGTTCGGACTGGCGATGTTCGGCATGACGACAGTCGGGACGATGCTCGGCGTCATCCTGTTGCTCGTCGTGTACGTCTCGCGGCGCTACGCCGACGAGTAA
- a CDS encoding acyl-CoA mutase large subunit family protein, with translation MFDEEDLSAIREGRERWEQETLEPFLERGERKDEFVTVSNHEVDRLYTPEDIEDMDYEEDLGFPGEEPYTRGPYPTMYRGRTWTMRQFAGFGTAEETNERFHYLIDEGQTGLSTAFDMPTLMGIDSDAPMSEGEVGKEGVAVDTLRDMEILFDGIDVGEISTSFTINPSAPVIYAMYVALADQQGVPREEVRGTLQNDMLKEFIAQKEWVIPPEPSLDVVTDTIEFAVEETPKFHPVSVSGYHIREAGSTAIQEAAFTLADGFAYVEDCLDRGMDVDEFAPLLSFFFNSHNSIFEEIAKFRASRRVYARVMEEWYDAEKPESKRLKFHTQTAGQSLTAQQPLNNVVRTTIQALAAVMGGTQSLHTNSYDEAWALPSEEAVRVALRTQQIIAEESGAADIVDPMGGSFAIEKLTNEAEAEIMAYIEEIREIGDGSVRDGVLDGITQGYFHREIQDASYEYQKRVDAGEEVVVGVNEYSIEEDPSPDVLKVDEETERRQLDRLEAVKAERDDAAVEGALEAIDEAIENDENVMPPIVDAVKVYATMGEIMAVFEDHYGAYQETVGLA, from the coding sequence ATGTTCGACGAGGAGGACCTCTCGGCGATCCGGGAGGGACGCGAACGCTGGGAACAGGAGACCCTGGAGCCGTTCCTCGAGCGGGGGGAACGCAAAGACGAGTTCGTGACGGTCTCGAACCACGAGGTCGACCGGCTGTACACGCCCGAGGACATCGAGGACATGGACTACGAGGAGGATCTCGGATTCCCGGGTGAGGAGCCCTATACCCGCGGGCCGTACCCGACGATGTACCGGGGGCGAACGTGGACGATGCGGCAGTTCGCCGGCTTCGGCACCGCCGAGGAGACCAACGAGCGGTTCCACTACCTCATCGACGAGGGCCAGACCGGGCTGTCGACGGCCTTCGACATGCCGACGCTGATGGGGATCGACTCCGACGCGCCGATGAGCGAGGGGGAGGTCGGCAAGGAGGGCGTCGCGGTGGACACGCTGCGGGACATGGAGATCCTCTTCGACGGCATCGACGTCGGCGAGATCTCCACGAGTTTCACCATCAACCCCTCGGCGCCGGTCATCTACGCGATGTACGTCGCCCTGGCCGACCAGCAGGGCGTTCCGCGCGAGGAGGTCCGCGGGACCCTCCAGAACGACATGCTCAAGGAGTTCATCGCCCAGAAGGAGTGGGTCATCCCGCCGGAGCCCTCCCTCGACGTCGTCACGGACACCATCGAGTTCGCCGTCGAGGAGACGCCGAAGTTCCACCCCGTCTCCGTCTCGGGGTACCACATCCGCGAGGCCGGCTCCACCGCTATCCAGGAAGCGGCGTTCACGCTGGCCGACGGGTTCGCGTACGTCGAGGACTGTCTCGACCGTGGCATGGACGTCGACGAGTTCGCGCCGCTGCTCTCCTTCTTCTTCAACTCGCACAACTCCATCTTCGAGGAGATCGCGAAGTTCCGCGCGTCCCGGCGCGTCTACGCCCGCGTGATGGAGGAGTGGTACGACGCCGAGAAGCCCGAGTCGAAGCGGCTGAAGTTCCACACCCAGACGGCGGGGCAGTCGCTGACCGCCCAGCAGCCGCTGAACAACGTCGTCCGGACGACCATCCAGGCCCTGGCGGCGGTGATGGGCGGCACCCAGAGCCTCCACACGAACAGCTACGACGAGGCCTGGGCGCTGCCCAGCGAGGAAGCCGTCCGGGTCGCCTTGCGAACCCAGCAGATCATCGCCGAGGAGTCCGGCGCCGCCGACATCGTCGACCCGATGGGCGGTAGCTTCGCCATCGAGAAGCTCACCAACGAGGCCGAAGCGGAGATCATGGCCTACATCGAGGAGATACGGGAGATCGGCGACGGCTCCGTCCGCGACGGGGTGCTGGACGGCATCACGCAGGGGTACTTCCACCGCGAGATCCAGGACGCCTCCTACGAGTACCAGAAGCGCGTCGACGCCGGCGAGGAGGTCGTCGTCGGCGTCAACGAGTACAGCATCGAGGAGGACCCCTCCCCCGACGTCCTGAAGGTCGACGAGGAGACCGAGCGACGGCAGCTCGACCGCCTCGAGGCGGTCAAGGCCGAGCGCGACGACGCGGCCGTCGAGGGGGCCCTCGAGGCCATCGACGAGGCCATCGAGAACGACGAGAACGTGATGCCGCCGATCGTCGACGCCGTGAAGGTCTACGCCACGATGGGCGAGATCATGGCCGTCTTCGAGGACCACTACGGCGCCTACCAGGAGACCGTCGGGCTGGCCTGA
- a CDS encoding C2H2-type zinc finger protein — translation MTGEITSQSGDGLERQTPPEDAPAEPAVCSYCGARFADDELLALHRGLEHESELTEAEREAYVEAVASEREDVKLFRLKALVALLVLYFGFIFVYAFVL, via the coding sequence ATGACCGGAGAGATCACATCACAGTCCGGCGACGGCCTCGAGCGGCAGACGCCGCCTGAGGACGCCCCGGCGGAGCCGGCCGTCTGCTCGTACTGCGGGGCCAGATTCGCCGACGACGAGCTGCTCGCCCTCCACCGGGGGCTCGAGCACGAATCGGAACTCACCGAGGCGGAACGCGAGGCGTACGTGGAGGCGGTGGCGTCGGAACGCGAGGACGTCAAGCTGTTCCGGCTGAAGGCGCTGGTCGCGCTGCTGGTGCTGTACTTCGGGTTCATCTTCGTCTACGCGTTCGTGCTGTAG